In the Spirochaeta lutea genome, one interval contains:
- a CDS encoding IS256 family transposase, protein MAYQSEYTLLEQVIQMLATKEDSKFSKVIEKVVNEAMKLERAKTLQAEPYERTEDRMGYANGFKNKTLALATGKVLLKIPQVRGLEFYPSCIEKGIRSERALKLAIAEMYVKGVSTRRVSDIVEILCGTEVSSSQVSRLAKELDEEATSWRSSPVGQIQYLVLDATYESVRVGSKVVKQSLLMAIGVDYEGKRQILGTEVANSEAEVNWRSFLEGLVRRGLHGLTMITSDDHAGLRAAIDAVFPGILWQRCQFHLQQNARGYVTRKDDVPAVAAEIRKVFNAPDEQNAERYLQSLVEKYEKTQPRLAQWADENLREGLSVFHIPENHRRKLRTSNLAERQMKEIKRRTKVVGVFPNADSLLRLAAAMLIEQNDQWQNEKRYLPESNDRPAFKEIYRKKVA, encoded by the coding sequence ATGGCCTACCAATCAGAGTATACACTTTTAGAGCAAGTGATCCAAATGTTAGCCACCAAGGAAGACAGTAAATTTTCTAAGGTGATAGAAAAGGTAGTGAACGAAGCAATGAAACTTGAGCGAGCCAAAACCCTTCAGGCCGAACCCTATGAGCGGACCGAAGATCGAATGGGCTACGCCAACGGGTTTAAGAACAAAACCTTGGCTTTGGCTACCGGGAAGGTATTACTCAAGATACCTCAAGTCCGCGGACTGGAATTCTATCCCAGCTGTATCGAAAAGGGTATTCGGAGTGAACGAGCCTTAAAACTTGCGATAGCCGAGATGTACGTAAAAGGGGTCAGTACTAGACGGGTTTCAGATATCGTAGAAATCCTATGCGGCACCGAGGTGAGCTCCTCACAGGTAAGTCGATTGGCGAAGGAGCTGGATGAAGAGGCAACATCCTGGCGATCCTCGCCGGTAGGACAAATACAGTATCTCGTGCTCGACGCTACATATGAATCAGTGCGTGTAGGCTCGAAAGTGGTCAAACAGTCCCTACTGATGGCCATAGGCGTCGATTATGAAGGCAAACGTCAGATTTTGGGCACAGAAGTAGCCAATAGCGAAGCGGAGGTAAATTGGCGATCGTTTCTAGAAGGCCTGGTTCGTAGAGGGCTCCATGGTCTGACCATGATTACCAGTGATGACCATGCGGGTCTTCGAGCAGCTATCGATGCTGTGTTTCCTGGAATCTTGTGGCAACGGTGTCAATTTCACTTGCAGCAAAATGCTCGTGGTTACGTGACAAGGAAAGACGATGTCCCGGCGGTAGCGGCGGAAATCCGCAAGGTTTTCAATGCCCCAGATGAACAGAACGCCGAAAGGTACTTGCAGAGCCTGGTAGAAAAGTATGAGAAGACCCAGCCCCGTCTTGCCCAGTGGGCTGATGAAAATCTCCGGGAGGGATTAAGCGTATTTCATATCCCGGAAAACCACAGGAGGAAGTTACGAACCTCAAATTTGGCTGAACGTCAAATGAAAGAAATAAAAAGGCGAACAAAGGTCGTAGGCGTATTCCCTAATGCCGATAGTTTGCTTCGCCTTGCGGCGGCCATGCTGATCGAACAGAACGATCAATGGCAGAATGAAAAACGGTACTTACCCGAGTCTAATGATCGCCCTGCTTTTAAAGAAATTTACAGAAAAAAGGTTGCTTAA